A DNA window from Chryseobacterium scophthalmum contains the following coding sequences:
- a CDS encoding glycosyltransferase, with the protein MQPLVTVSIPVFKCEKFIIRCLESVKSQTYKNLEIILVNDCTPDNSMFLIKNFMEANQELNIKIIEHEENSGLSVVRNNGIKAATGKYLFFLDSDDEITANCVELLVEKAEKTDAQVIVAQNRWINTFDNSTKDFGFPTIAEKKYYDNNLEIFSVYSKGGFPSSSWNKLYKRDFIADNKIYFVPGLFAQDELWFFHLLLKTETLAIIDDITYLYYLHGESVIFNRKKKNFENYLTILDYFSKSYKEEKNLLLKSLIKSKIILFKEMVLVMQWKALKDREYLKTNISRMQKLTRLNLVDYFSSKFPIDVKKKNFFQSLPANFSLKLFIWRFER; encoded by the coding sequence ATGCAACCATTAGTAACTGTTTCTATTCCCGTTTTTAAATGTGAAAAGTTTATCATCAGATGTTTAGAATCTGTGAAAAGCCAAACGTATAAAAATTTAGAAATTATTCTTGTTAATGATTGTACACCAGATAACAGTATGTTTCTTATCAAAAATTTTATGGAAGCTAATCAGGAACTCAATATCAAGATTATTGAGCATGAAGAAAATTCGGGGCTTTCTGTAGTAAGAAACAATGGGATAAAAGCAGCTACGGGGAAATATCTGTTTTTTTTAGATAGTGACGACGAGATTACGGCTAACTGTGTCGAATTATTGGTTGAAAAAGCTGAGAAAACAGACGCTCAGGTTATTGTAGCACAGAATAGATGGATTAACACTTTTGATAACAGCACAAAAGATTTCGGCTTTCCTACCATCGCAGAAAAAAAATACTACGATAACAATCTGGAAATATTTTCAGTTTACAGTAAAGGAGGATTTCCTTCATCATCATGGAACAAACTATATAAAAGAGACTTTATTGCCGACAACAAAATTTATTTTGTGCCAGGATTATTTGCGCAGGATGAGTTGTGGTTTTTTCATTTATTACTCAAAACAGAAACTTTGGCAATTATTGACGATATTACTTATCTGTACTATCTTCATGGCGAATCGGTTATCTTTAACAGGAAAAAAAAGAATTTTGAGAACTATCTTACTATTCTTGACTATTTTTCAAAGTCGTATAAAGAGGAAAAGAATCTGTTATTAAAAAGTCTTATTAAAAGTAAAATTATTCTTTTCAAAGAGATGGTTTTAGTGATGCAGTGGAAAGCGTTAAAAGACAGAGAATATCTGAAAACCAACATTTCCAGAATGCAAAAACTAACAAGATTAAATCTTGTGGATTATTTCAGTTCAAAATTTCCGATAGATGTTAAAAAGAAAAATTTTTTCCAAAGCTTACCGGCTAATTTTTCCTTAAAGCTTTTTATCTGGCGTTTTGAAAGATAA
- a CDS encoding glycosyltransferase family A protein, which translates to MQALPLISIITTYYNSVQLGDFVKSSMNCLLNQTYSNIEFICVNDGSTDSTLEDLERFAEQDSRIKIYTKKNQKYAQYSKAYGQEKAVGEFIFLFDHDDLIDFDTIEKCYQTFLAHPELDIVSPIVITKFTDGKIKNTHNIYQSDLKNFEFKKFTGSQIMKDTVGRYDNHIRGLYRKNVFKSHSYRFTEPLLNGDEIVERLILEEARFVGSCDAVYTHYIHSDSSSKLISPKKIDFARTDYLLRKLFKEKGIYDNRRPIFEFTAYKNLVNAIKLFHYFSKNMNSEEKLLQKKRLQESYTELDKKIVTSQFRGFAKIYNTLLLSDFSLLFTFYKYKK; encoded by the coding sequence ATGCAAGCACTACCTTTAATTTCAATTATCACAACATATTACAACTCTGTACAGTTGGGAGATTTTGTAAAATCTTCTATGAATTGCCTTCTGAATCAGACTTATTCAAATATTGAATTCATTTGTGTAAATGATGGTTCTACAGATTCTACATTAGAGGATTTGGAACGTTTTGCAGAACAGGATTCTAGGATTAAAATTTATACCAAAAAAAATCAGAAGTACGCTCAATATTCTAAGGCTTATGGACAGGAAAAGGCTGTAGGAGAATTTATTTTCCTTTTTGATCATGATGATCTGATTGATTTTGATACGATTGAAAAATGTTACCAAACATTTCTAGCTCACCCCGAGCTTGATATTGTAAGTCCTATTGTTATTACAAAATTTACGGACGGGAAAATAAAAAACACCCACAATATTTATCAATCTGACTTAAAAAATTTTGAATTTAAAAAATTTACAGGATCTCAGATTATGAAAGACACTGTAGGTAGATATGACAATCATATCAGAGGATTGTACAGAAAAAACGTTTTTAAATCTCACTCTTATCGTTTTACAGAACCACTTTTGAATGGTGATGAAATTGTTGAAAGACTTATTTTGGAAGAAGCGAGATTTGTAGGAAGTTGTGATGCTGTCTATACCCATTACATACATTCTGATTCATCATCAAAACTGATTTCTCCTAAAAAAATTGATTTTGCCCGAACAGATTATTTACTTCGTAAATTATTTAAAGAAAAAGGGATTTATGATAATCGCCGTCCTATATTTGAATTTACTGCATATAAAAACCTTGTCAACGCAATTAAACTTTTTCATTACTTTTCTAAAAACATGAATTCTGAAGAAAAACTACTGCAGAAAAAAAGACTTCAGGAATCTTATACCGAATTAGATAAAAAAATTGTTACTTCTCAGTTTCGCGGTTTTGCAAAAATTTACAACACTTTATTGTTATCAGATTTTTCCCTGCTATTTACTTTTTACAAGTACAAAAAATAG